A single region of the Nicotiana sylvestris chromosome 6, ASM39365v2, whole genome shotgun sequence genome encodes:
- the LOC138870388 gene encoding uncharacterized protein produces the protein MKAQALADHLAENPVDDEYQPLSTYFPDGEVNLVEMTSEDTNAWKMFFYGAVNAKGVGIGAILISPTGQHYPATSWLRFFCTNNTAEYKACIMGMNMAIDQDVEELLIMGDSDQIIQQAQGEWETLDVKLIPYRQHVEDLSRQFKSVEFSVHSSFS, from the coding sequence atgaaagcccaggctttagcggatcatttggctgaaaaccctgttgatgatgaataccagcCTTTGAGCACCTACTTCCCCGATGGAGAGGTAAATTTAGTTGAGATGACatcagaagacaccaatgcttggaaaatgttcttctaTGGGGCtgtaaacgcaaaaggtgttggaattggggcaatcttgatctcacccactggtcagcattatccagccacatcCTGGCTTcgatttttctgcacaaacaacactgccgagtataaagcctgcattatgggtatgaacatggcaatcgaccaagatgtcgaagaattattgatcatgggagattcggatcagATTATCCAACAagcccaaggagaatgggaaactctagatgtcaaacttattccctacaggcaacatgtggaagatcttagcaggCAGTTCAAGTCAGTTGAGTTCAGTGTACATTCCTCATTTTCATAA